One region of Catenuloplanes indicus genomic DNA includes:
- a CDS encoding CHAT domain-containing protein translates to MNAAEEALTRYEEDGDLATLTEAIGELRALAVDDGEEERLWWRHQLARAYAERGGRTGSADDWQAAIDAFSLVVSGLLPGPLRAENLLLLIDAHWQRARTVCFGPAGPGPLRPEDEARRALAEIDRARAGIDDPGLLAHVRLPRGLLLLVLFDLAGERAHLDQGIDDLTAALDTLAPDLPDLVLAGALLCDCLRRRAWLDEDPASFDAAIAAGLRADTLAVDPDDPALPMLHEWLAEAFRDRWETGAAPADLDAAIARYERLLAVAPETRVACGRLLRERAEIRGTVEDAGRAVALLDGSDAWYDLARAHVVRWQQGHAPEDLDRADAYFDRALHEAAAASDDDQLMEIHTRRLLMTNSRIEAESAADPHVVPPGARIIGDRAAEARAVFDRSGGTGDPDTRAMLATVVALSEMRSGVATPESVDMDRITALMRAGHTISDPTPEWQRLLDSADALTGFAAAARTSADPAPVVAAAVRAMTGPGTTADISADARKALGMALMLRALNDGDRRAWRASTASLVESDDPDLRVMSRAMDLIDRARRDGLGAADDVRRFAREVRDAGPNLTVQQTVLPLIGLFEDILDGADGTRSFRLGDSPLREGDTSAAADALMAVTGPLIAARTRHDPRVLRECLRRLGEIRARVPDGHRLRPVIAGLGMTAAQGLARNGGDPADAALALHWSSEAVAQSPGVYTEMYAQVRMGLAEAIRMTGGDRAESRRLGLTAVHGHAAQVLLQSGTDDAVAAAGEAAATAMRVAAWCRQDGATGDLVAALDAGRGLVLQAATASRTIPDRLVAAGRPDLAERWRTTDGYGSDEVTGALLGAVSGGPEAPDALRAEVFRALDVREPQPVTPAELRAALTAAGADALVYLTPATAEQTGAAVVVPVTGEVVTLDLPGLAAPPGSLLARFAAADARSRARGRRTRPGPGRDAEPDDDGGPPLEEVCRWAWAAAAGPLLRHTARWSLRRPVRLVLIPMGILALVPWHAARHGGRYLVHDAVVSYAVSARAFTATAHAPVRPVRSALVVGDPAGNLPFAGLEARAIREAFYPGGVYLGGTDGTPDRVLDWVAAAAPGPSLLHLACHGRADRARPAEARLELAGGALTARRLLDASRTAELSIERVFLAACATGITGTAHDEAFSLASTFLAAGTRTVFGSLWEVPDAETSLLMYLIHHHLEVAGREPADALHAAQLWMLDPHRLPLPGMPPALASRCAGPRAADPVSWAAFTHQGR, encoded by the coding sequence GTGAACGCCGCGGAGGAGGCGCTCACCCGCTACGAGGAGGACGGCGACCTCGCCACGCTGACCGAGGCGATCGGGGAGCTGCGCGCGCTGGCCGTCGACGACGGCGAGGAGGAGCGACTGTGGTGGCGGCACCAGCTCGCCCGCGCCTACGCCGAGCGGGGCGGGCGCACCGGCTCCGCCGACGACTGGCAGGCGGCGATCGACGCGTTCAGCCTGGTGGTGTCCGGCCTGCTCCCCGGCCCGCTGCGGGCGGAGAATCTGCTCCTGCTGATCGACGCGCACTGGCAGCGGGCCCGGACCGTCTGCTTCGGGCCGGCCGGCCCGGGACCGCTGCGGCCGGAGGACGAAGCGCGCCGCGCCCTCGCCGAGATCGACCGGGCCCGGGCCGGCATCGACGACCCGGGCCTGCTGGCGCACGTCCGGCTGCCGCGCGGCCTGTTGCTGCTCGTGCTGTTCGACCTGGCCGGCGAGCGCGCCCACCTGGACCAGGGGATCGACGACCTCACCGCCGCGCTCGACACCCTCGCCCCGGACCTGCCGGATCTGGTGCTGGCCGGGGCGCTGCTGTGCGACTGCCTGCGTCGCCGGGCCTGGCTCGACGAGGACCCGGCGTCGTTCGACGCGGCGATCGCCGCCGGCCTGCGCGCGGACACGCTCGCCGTGGATCCGGACGATCCGGCACTGCCGATGCTGCACGAGTGGCTGGCCGAGGCGTTCCGGGACCGGTGGGAGACCGGCGCGGCACCGGCCGATCTGGACGCCGCGATCGCCCGGTACGAACGGCTCCTCGCCGTCGCACCGGAGACCCGCGTCGCGTGCGGGCGTCTGCTGCGCGAACGCGCCGAGATCCGCGGCACCGTCGAGGACGCCGGCCGGGCCGTGGCACTGCTGGACGGCTCGGATGCCTGGTACGACCTGGCCCGCGCCCACGTCGTGCGCTGGCAGCAGGGGCACGCGCCCGAGGACCTCGACCGGGCGGACGCCTACTTCGACCGGGCGCTGCACGAGGCGGCCGCGGCCTCCGACGACGACCAGCTGATGGAGATCCACACCAGGCGGCTGCTGATGACGAACAGCCGCATCGAGGCGGAGTCGGCCGCCGATCCCCACGTCGTGCCACCCGGCGCCCGCATCATCGGCGACCGGGCGGCCGAGGCCAGGGCCGTGTTCGACCGTAGCGGCGGCACCGGGGATCCGGACACCCGCGCCATGCTGGCCACCGTCGTCGCCCTGTCCGAGATGAGGTCGGGCGTGGCCACGCCCGAGTCCGTGGACATGGACCGGATCACGGCGCTGATGCGGGCCGGGCACACGATCTCCGATCCCACGCCCGAATGGCAGCGGCTGCTGGACTCCGCGGATGCGCTCACCGGCTTCGCCGCCGCCGCCCGGACCTCGGCCGACCCGGCCCCCGTCGTGGCCGCGGCGGTGCGGGCGATGACCGGACCGGGCACGACCGCCGACATCAGTGCCGATGCGCGGAAAGCCCTGGGCATGGCGCTGATGCTGCGCGCACTCAACGACGGCGACCGCCGGGCCTGGCGGGCCTCCACGGCGTCGCTGGTCGAGTCCGACGATCCCGACCTGAGGGTGATGAGCCGGGCCATGGACCTCATCGACCGCGCTCGCCGGGACGGCCTGGGTGCCGCCGACGACGTCCGCCGGTTCGCCCGCGAGGTACGCGACGCCGGGCCGAACCTCACCGTGCAGCAGACGGTCCTCCCGCTGATCGGTCTCTTCGAGGACATCCTCGACGGGGCCGACGGCACCAGATCGTTCCGGCTCGGCGACTCACCACTGCGGGAGGGCGACACGAGCGCCGCGGCCGACGCGCTCATGGCGGTCACCGGACCCCTGATCGCGGCCCGCACCAGGCACGATCCGCGCGTGCTGAGGGAGTGCCTGCGCCGGCTCGGCGAGATCCGCGCCCGGGTACCGGACGGGCACAGGCTGCGGCCCGTCATCGCCGGGCTCGGCATGACCGCGGCCCAAGGGCTGGCCCGCAACGGTGGCGACCCGGCCGACGCGGCCCTGGCCCTGCACTGGTCGTCGGAGGCGGTGGCGCAGAGCCCCGGTGTGTACACCGAGATGTATGCGCAGGTGCGGATGGGGCTCGCCGAGGCGATCCGGATGACCGGCGGCGACCGCGCCGAATCCCGCCGGCTCGGGCTGACCGCCGTCCACGGCCACGCCGCCCAGGTGCTGCTGCAGTCCGGGACCGACGACGCCGTCGCGGCCGCCGGGGAGGCCGCGGCCACCGCGATGCGCGTGGCCGCCTGGTGCCGCCAGGACGGCGCCACCGGCGACCTGGTCGCCGCGCTCGACGCGGGCCGGGGCCTGGTGCTGCAGGCGGCCACCGCCTCCCGCACCATCCCGGACCGGCTGGTCGCGGCCGGCCGCCCCGATCTCGCCGAACGCTGGCGCACCACCGACGGCTACGGCAGCGACGAGGTCACCGGCGCGCTGCTCGGCGCGGTCAGCGGCGGGCCGGAGGCCCCGGACGCGCTGCGCGCCGAGGTGTTCCGCGCGCTGGACGTCCGCGAGCCGCAGCCGGTCACGCCCGCGGAACTGCGGGCGGCCCTGACCGCCGCCGGCGCGGACGCGCTGGTCTACCTGACCCCGGCCACCGCCGAGCAGACCGGCGCGGCGGTCGTCGTGCCGGTCACCGGCGAGGTGGTCACGCTCGACCTGCCCGGCTTGGCCGCGCCGCCCGGCTCGCTGCTCGCCCGCTTCGCCGCCGCCGACGCGCGCTCCCGCGCGCGCGGCCGGCGCACCCGGCCGGGACCCGGGCGCGACGCCGAACCGGACGATGACGGCGGCCCGCCGCTTGAGGAGGTCTGCCGGTGGGCGTGGGCGGCCGCCGCCGGTCCGCTGCTGCGGCACACCGCCCGGTGGAGCCTGCGCCGGCCGGTCCGCCTGGTACTGATCCCGATGGGCATCCTCGCGCTCGTGCCGTGGCACGCCGCCCGCCACGGCGGCCGCTACCTCGTGCACGATGCCGTCGTCTCCTACGCGGTCTCCGCCCGCGCGTTCACCGCCACCGCGCACGCCCCGGTGCGGCCGGTCCGGTCCGCCCTGGTCGTCGGCGACCCGGCCGGGAACCTGCCGTTCGCCGGCCTGGAGGCCCGCGCGATCCGGGAGGCGTTCTACCCCGGCGGTGTCTACCTCGGCGGTACGGACGGCACCCCGGACCGGGTGCTCGACTGGGTGGCCGCGGCCGCACCCGGCCCGTCCCTGCTGCACCTGGCCTGTCACGGCCGCGCGGACCGGGCCCGCCCGGCGGAGGCACGGCTGGAACTCGCCGGAGGCGCGCTCACCGCACGCCGGCTGCTCGACGCGTCCCGGACCGCCGAACTGTCGATCGAGCGGGTGTTCCTGGCCGCGTGCGCGACCGGGATCACCGGCACCGCCCACGACGAGGCGTTCAGCCTGGCCAGCACGTTCCTGGCGGCCGGGACCCGGACCGTCTTCGGGTCGCTGTGGGAGGTGCCGGACGCGGAGACCTCGCTGCTGATGTACCTCATCCACCACCATCTCGAGGTGGCGGGCCGGGAGCCGGCCGACGCGCTGCACGCCGCCCAGCTCTGGATGCTCGATCCGCACCGGCTCCCACTGCCGGGCATGCCGCCCGCGCTGGCGTCCCGCTGCGCCGGCCCGCGCGCCGCCGACCCGGTCTCCTGGGCAGCGTTCACCCACCAGGGCCGCTGA
- a CDS encoding caspase family protein, translating to MTVHALIVGIDDYPDAPLRGARADAEAAAAFVRTRTTVEPRLLTDRAAGRDAVIAGLRDLGRAGPGDTALFWFAGHGSVAPVPPELCFLEPTGRLQTLVCADSRRGGVPDLIDKEVSVLLDAAAANGAHVVAVLDSCHSGGATRLLPSARGRAVPSATVPPRAGTLIPELRDGWSALPGTARHVALAACRSDELAQEHAMEDGGPVRGVFSWALLRAIAELGPHATYRELAAAVRCRVEGRVGRQTPQLGGDADADRQFLGGTSRPPAAGMVLRGLHGRWEIDGGTCHGLPPAGPLTAAVAGSRPARTVRAVQVRTTHTIVEPVGWAPDPGRQYPVVLTGLPQPPLTAAAEEPLIAARIAESVHLRPPGDAAPELRVQVTEPGRARILGADGVPLTADVTGADAAALAHAAVRTGEHIARWRQVHGLANPFSALAGGVRLEIVEALPGERIVPLDRPALPLGADGAITLAYRYGPEGWTPPAVFIRVRNTTDRDLHCALLDLTGRYRIHAGLLRGELIGAGRWGAAVNGRRVRLSLPAGTPPEPGREARDWLKLIAAEEEFGSRAFELPALGDPVPAGDRAPLGLRGVLDRLGRAALHRDAGEDEPDAACDWTTTMVELRTVVP from the coding sequence GTGACCGTCCACGCGCTCATCGTCGGCATCGACGACTACCCGGACGCACCGCTGCGCGGTGCCCGCGCCGACGCGGAGGCCGCCGCCGCCTTTGTGCGCACCCGTACGACGGTGGAGCCCCGGCTGCTCACCGACCGGGCCGCGGGCCGGGACGCGGTCATCGCCGGCCTGCGCGACCTCGGCCGGGCCGGGCCGGGCGACACCGCGCTGTTCTGGTTCGCCGGGCACGGCTCGGTCGCACCCGTACCCCCGGAGCTGTGTTTTCTCGAACCGACCGGCCGGCTCCAGACGCTGGTCTGCGCGGACAGCCGGCGAGGCGGCGTGCCGGACCTGATCGACAAGGAGGTGTCGGTGCTGCTGGACGCGGCCGCCGCGAACGGCGCCCACGTCGTCGCCGTGCTGGACAGTTGCCATTCCGGCGGCGCCACCCGGCTGCTGCCGTCCGCCCGGGGCAGAGCGGTCCCGTCCGCCACCGTGCCACCGCGCGCCGGCACGCTCATCCCGGAGCTGCGCGACGGCTGGTCGGCGCTGCCCGGCACCGCCCGGCACGTCGCGCTCGCCGCCTGCCGCTCGGACGAACTGGCCCAGGAGCACGCGATGGAGGACGGCGGGCCGGTGCGCGGCGTCTTCAGCTGGGCGCTGCTGCGCGCGATCGCCGAACTGGGGCCGCACGCCACCTACCGTGAGCTGGCGGCCGCGGTCCGGTGCCGGGTCGAGGGCCGGGTCGGCCGGCAGACACCGCAGCTCGGCGGCGACGCGGACGCCGACCGGCAGTTCCTCGGCGGCACGAGCCGGCCACCCGCGGCCGGCATGGTGCTGCGGGGCCTGCACGGGCGCTGGGAGATCGACGGCGGTACCTGCCACGGGCTGCCGCCGGCCGGGCCGCTGACCGCCGCGGTCGCGGGCAGCCGTCCGGCCCGGACGGTGCGGGCGGTCCAGGTGCGCACCACGCACACGATCGTCGAGCCGGTCGGGTGGGCGCCGGACCCCGGCCGCCAGTACCCGGTGGTGCTCACCGGCCTGCCGCAGCCGCCGCTCACCGCCGCGGCCGAGGAACCGCTGATCGCCGCGCGGATCGCCGAGTCGGTGCACCTGCGCCCGCCCGGCGACGCCGCACCTGAGCTGCGGGTGCAGGTCACCGAGCCCGGCCGGGCCCGGATCCTCGGCGCGGACGGCGTGCCGCTCACCGCGGACGTGACCGGCGCGGATGCGGCCGCGCTCGCGCACGCCGCGGTGCGTACCGGCGAGCACATCGCCCGGTGGCGGCAGGTGCACGGCCTGGCGAACCCGTTCTCCGCGCTGGCCGGTGGCGTCCGGCTGGAGATCGTGGAGGCGCTGCCCGGGGAACGGATCGTGCCGCTGGACCGCCCGGCGCTGCCGCTCGGCGCGGACGGCGCGATCACGCTGGCGTACCGGTACGGCCCCGAGGGCTGGACACCGCCGGCGGTCTTCATCCGCGTCCGCAACACCACCGACCGGGACCTGCACTGCGCGCTGCTCGACCTGACCGGCCGGTACCGCATCCACGCCGGCCTGCTGCGTGGCGAACTGATCGGTGCCGGCCGGTGGGGCGCCGCCGTCAACGGCCGCCGGGTGCGGCTCAGCCTGCCCGCCGGTACCCCGCCGGAGCCCGGCCGTGAGGCCCGCGACTGGCTGAAGCTGATCGCGGCCGAGGAGGAGTTCGGCAGCCGTGCCTTCGAACTGCCCGCCCTCGGCGACCCGGTCCCGGCCGGCGACCGCGCCCCGCTCGGCCTGCGCGGCGTGCTGGACCGGCTCGGCCGGGCCGCCCTGCACCGCGACGCGGGAGAGGACGAGCCCGACGCCGCCTGCGACTGGACGACCACGATGGTCGAGCTGCGGACGGTGGTGCCGTGA